A genomic window from Salvia miltiorrhiza cultivar Shanhuang (shh) chromosome 5, IMPLAD_Smil_shh, whole genome shotgun sequence includes:
- the LOC131024785 gene encoding putative late blight resistance protein homolog R1B-16, which yields MAAAYATLVSALNIINNLHHHPRPPVSLHVKQVESLTQKISFLLEFLQGYNPHRDYSKEADPLESRIADAAYAAEHAIESHIFKKFTNNGENMSDDGLYEALEKVIQDIALIEEEAKQIQGRVGVQVQHQLHTNSTPSDSARSSSIPQQSSMVGADDVKLQLMDKLTSDSLHLQIIPIVGMGGSGKTTLARTVYEERLIKEHFDICAWATISQEYVIRDIFAVVLPQLNIGVDDNLSEHELGEKLYKHLYGRRYLIIMDDMWSIDAWDRVRNYFPRNENGSRIVVTTRLLDLASTLPNSNSIGMELLDAVESWELLSKTVFGEKGCPLELEEIGKKIGESCKGLPLSIVVVGGLLAKSEHTRECWEEIGENLNASVVNLEDDERCLKILYMSYKQLPIHLKPCFLYMGVFPEDWEISMSKLIRYWVAEGFVKAISGKSLEEIAKEYLKDLFGRNLVLTSTNYWGWKCYQIHDLLRDLCLREAEKERFYNTVSNNVGISVLPPMSQARLLTWNRFVLRLSPLNMSLLRIVKTNGYEWDEIDMFGHLDQLVNSRFLQIDYYKWDIPCLIWQFWNLQTLIVDNLNGAITAPTDFWYMPRIRHVEFCRLRLTDPPNDQDDIVLENLQSLGKVEGFKCSEQVVKKISNIKKMVFDNSGECDDDEKYCLSNLDCLTKLESLDCSISPIISAINFPLSLKRLVLRNSSKSSYCWEDTLDKVGVLPHLQKLTLERGGFNEGKWETTEGQFRSLKFLSLKDSDNLAIWKIESSHFPCLESLHLNGLDELREIPLDFAEIPTLTEIDVYHCCDSVVVSAKRILEEHEDYYGEGALHVHVELYDKNEEGLEEELESLDSPNFCVESKMYWISFDL from the coding sequence ATGGCAGCAGCTTATGCAACTCTAGTTTCTGCTTTGAATATCATAAACAACCTTCATCATCACCCTCGCCCTCCAGTTTCTCTCCACGTTAAACAAGTTGAGTCTCTCACTCAAAAAATCAGTTTCCTGCTGGAATTTCTCCAAGGCTATAACCCCCATCGTGACTACTCCAAAGAAGCGGATCCATTGGAGTCTCGCATTGCAGATGCAGCTTATGCGGCCGAACACGCCAttgaatctcatattttcaaaaAGTTCACAAATAATGGAGAAAATATGAGTGATGATGGCTTGTATGAAGCTCTCGAGAAGGTGATACAAGACATAGCTTTGATCGAAGAGGAGGCCAAGCAAATTCAAGGGAGAGTTGGAGTCCAAGTCCAACATCAGCTGCACACAAACTCAACGCCTTCGGATTCGGCGAGATCTTCTTCGATCCCGCAGCAGAGTAGTATGGTGGGTGCTGATGATGTCAAGCTTCAATTGATGGATAAGCTCACTTCTGATAGCCTTCATCTACAGATCATTCCCATTGTAGGGATGGGCGGCTctggtaagaccactcttgctagAACTGTTTATGAAGAACGTCTTATTAAGGAGCATTTTGATATTTGTGCGTGGGCTACCATCTCTCAAGAATATGTCATTAGAGATATTTTTGCAGTAGTTCTTCCTCAGTTAAATATTGGAGTTGATGACAATTTGAGTGAGCATGAATTAGGAGAAAAGTTGTATAAACATCTGTATGGTAGAAGATACCTAATTAtaatggatgatatgtggagcaTTGATGCATGGGATAGAGTTAGGAATTATTTTCCAAGAAACGAAAATGGTAGCAGAATAGTGGTGACAACAAGGCTATTGGATTTGGCTTCTACATTACCCAACTCTAATAGCATTGGGATGGAACTTTTGGATGCGGTTGAAAGTTGGGAGCTTCTCTCCAAAACTGTTTTTGGAGAAAAAGGTTGCCCTCTTGAATTGGAGGAAATCGGAAAAAAGATTGGAGAAAGCTGCAAAGGACTTCCATTGTCAATTGTCGTGGTGGGAGGCCTTTTGGCCAAGTCTGAGCATACCAGAGAGTGTTGGGAAGAGATAGGGGAAAACTTGAATGCAAGCGTTGTTAATTTAGAGGATGATGAACGTTGcttgaaaatattatatatgaGTTACAAGCAATTGCCAATACATTTGAAACCATGTTTTCTCTACATGGGAGTTTTTCCCGAAGATTGGGAGATTAGTATGTCAAAGCTCATTAGATATTGGGTTGCGGAAGGATTTGTGAAAGCAATAAGTGGGAAAAGCTTGGAAGAGATAGCAAAAGAGTATTTAAAAGACCTTTTTGGTAGAAATCTTGTTTTAACGAGTACCAATTACTGGGGATGGAAGTGCTACCAAATTCATGACTTGTTGAGAGACTTGTGCTTGAGAGAAGCTGAAAAAGAAAGGTTTTATAATACCGTATCAAATAATGTAGGCATAAGCGTCTTGCCGCCTATGTCACAAGCACGTTTGTTGACGTGGAATAGGTTTGTTCTACGACTATCACCTCTCAATATGAGCTTGTTGAGGATAGTGAAAACAAATGGATACGAATGGGACGAAATAGATATGTTTGGACACTTGGATCAATTAGTTAATTCACGGTTCCTTCAAATAGATTATTACAAGTGGGATATTCCTTGTTTAATATGGCAATTTTGGAATCTACAAACACTAATTGTTGACAACCTCAATGGGGCTATTACTGCGCCAACTGATTTTTGGTACATGCCTCGCATCAGGCATGTTGAGTTCTGCAGGCTTCGTCTCACAGATCCTCCAAACGACCAAGATGACATTGTTTTGGAAAATCTGCAAAGCCTGGGGAAAGTTGAAGGTTTCAAGTGTAGCGAACAAGTGGTAAAAAAAATCtccaatataaaaaaaatggtttTTGATAATAGTGGAGAGTGTGATGATGATGAGAAGTATTGTTTGAGCAATCTCGATTGTCTAACTAAACTTGAGTCCTTGGATTGCTCCATTTCTCCAATAATTAGTGCAATCAACTTTCCCCTTTCGCTCAAGAGATTGGTTCTTCGTAACAGCAGCAAATCTAGTTATTGTTGGGAAGACACATTGGATAAGGTAGGTGTGTTGCCCCATCTTCAGAAGCTCACACTGGAGAGGGGGGGATTCAACGAAGGGAAGTGGGAAACAACTGAAGGCCAGTTTCGCAGCCTCAAATTCTTGAGTCTTAAAGATAGTGATAATCTAGCAATCTGGAAAATTGAAAGCTCCCACTTTCCATGTCTTGAGAGCCTTCATCTTAATGGACTAGATGAGTTGCGGGAAATCCCTTTAGATTTCGCAGAAATACCCACACTTACAGAAATTGATGTGTACCATTGCTGCGATTCGGTAGTGGTTTCTGCAAAAAGAATATTAGAGGAACACGAGGACTATTATGGGGAAGGAGCCCTTCATGTTCACGTTGAGCTCTATGATAAGAACGAAGAAGGATTGGAAGAAGAATTGGAGAGCTTGGATAGTCCTAATTTTTGTGTTGAAAGTAAAATGTATTGGATTAGTTTTGATTTGTAA